The proteins below are encoded in one region of Helianthus annuus cultivar XRQ/B chromosome 2, HanXRQr2.0-SUNRISE, whole genome shotgun sequence:
- the LOC110919623 gene encoding putative F-box/LRR-repeat protein 23, whose product MPPKSKSKSKSNGQRSKVVPKPKQIWRVKQPTRNWLELPSDIMLNILQRLGVFDRLENAQKVCTAWRQICKDPAMWRLVYIDRYSSGKDRLRCKDMCKHAVNRSRGQLLDLTVIGFCDNNLLQYVADRSNQLRRLEIVQYYHDESEVWREAFRTLPLLEELSLVETKLVKEDIEAAARHCPLLKTLKLNQKIFKWDGSCEYGSMVVNVLNERALAIGKNLPQLTHLELIGNSITNVGLQAILDGCCHLESLDLRRCLYIDLDGDLGKRCSEQIKYPKFPSGRDSVQGFKYTLFIDDSDSDDEYLDYDDAYLDYDDEYSDYDDYTAYHNDGLSEMMAFMDNDGDLSEMMAFMDIFG is encoded by the exons ATgccaccaaaatcaaaatcaaaatcaaaatcaaatggACAAAGAAGCAAGGTGGTTCCGAAACCCAAACAGATATGGCGGGTGAAGCAACCAACAAGGAACTGGTTGGAGCTGCCGTCAGATATAATGCTCAACATACTCCAAAGACTTGGTGTCTTTGACCGACTTGAGAATGCCCAAAAAGTCTGCACTGCGTGGCGTCAAATCTGTAAGGACCCTGCCATGTGGAGGCTCGTTTATATCGACAGATATTCATCTGGGAAAGACAGGCTTAGATGTAAGGACATGTGTAAGCATGCTGTCAATAGAAGCCGAGGCCAATTGCTTGATTTAACCGTCATTGGTTTTTGCGATAACAATCTTCTTCAGTATGTTGCtgatag ATCAAATCAGCTTAGACGTCTTGAAATCGTACAGTATTATCATGATGAATCTGAAGTTTGGCGTGAAGCTTTCAGAACTTTACCATTATTGGAGGAGCTCAGCCTTGTCGAAACAAAACTTGTGAAAGAAGATATTGAAGCTGCCGCTCGCCATTGCCCCCTGTTAAAAACACTCAAACTGAACCAAAAAATATTCAAATGGGATGGAAGCTGTGAATATGGGTCCATGGTTGTAAATGTTCTGAATGAGAGAGCCTTAGCGATTGGGAAAAACTTACCTCAGTTAACTCATCTTGAACTCATTGGGAACAGCATCACAAACGTTGGGTTGCAGGCCATTCTGGATGGCTGTTGTCACCTTGAATCACTTGACCTGCGCCGCTGCTTGTACATTGATCTCGACGGAGACCTAGGGAAAAGATGTTCAGAGCAGATTAAATATCCAAAATTTCCTAGTGGTCGTGATTCTGTACAAGGGTTTAAATATACACTTTTTATTGATGATTCTGACTCTGATGATGAATACTTGGACTATGATGATGCATACTTGGACTATGATGATGAGTACTCCGACTACGATGATTACACAGCCTACCATAATGATGGGTTGAGTGAGATGATGGCGTTCATGGACAATGATGGTGACTTGAGTGAGATGATGGCCTTCATGGACATATTTGGATAA